From the genome of Pantanalinema sp.:
GCCTGTGATCCCCCTGTCATTCGTCACGCACCGCTTCAAATGACAGGAGTCTTCACCATGCAAACCGCCGAAAACGCCCCCAAGGTCTACTCCGAGGAGTCCGTTCCTCACCTCAAGCCCCCCGCCCCGGCCGAGGCCTTCGCCCACCGCAACGTCCGCCAGGGCGAGTTCTGGCGCGAGATCCCGGCCTACCGCGACGTGGACGAGGCCACCTTCCTCAGCCACCTGTGGCAGGGCAAGCACTCCATCACGACCGTCGAGAAGCTGATCGAGACCATCCAGGAGCTGGCCCCGGCCGACTTCGTCGAGGACGCTCGCGCCGGCTTCGCCAAGGCCCCCATGTCGGTGCGCGTCTCGCCCTACATGCTCGCGCTCATCGACTGGAAGGATCCCTACAAGGACCCGATCCGCACCCAGTTCCTGCCGCTCGGCTCGCGCCTGATGCCTGACCATCCCGAGCTCACGCTCGACTCGCTGCACGAGCAGGAGGACGCCCCCACCCCGGGCCTGACGCACCGCTACCACGACAAGGCACTGTTCCTGCCCCTCGACATCTGCCCGGTCTACTGCCGCTTCTGCACCCGCTCCTACGCGGTCGGCATGAACACCGAGGAGGTCGAGAAGGTCCAGCTCTCGCCGAGCGCCGCGCGCTGGGCCAAGGCGTTCCAGTACATCTCTGAGCGCCCCGAGCTCGAGGACATCGTCATCTCCGGCGGCGACACCTACCAGCTGTCGGCCAAGAACATCCGCCTGATCGGCGAGACCCTGGTCAACATGCCCAACGTCCGTCGCATGCGCTTCGCGACCAAGGGCCCGGCCGTCATGCCGATGAAGATCATCTCGGACACCGAGTGGTTCAACGCCATCTGCGACGTGGCCGACATGGGCCGCAAGATGGGCAAGGAGGTCGTCCTCCACACCCACTTCAACCACCCCAACGAGATCACCTGGATCACCGAGAAGGCGATGCGGATGTTCTTCGAGCGCGGCGTCTACGTCCGCAACCAGACGGTGCTGCAGCGCGGCGTCAACGACACCAAGGAGACCATGCAGCTGCTGGTCAAGCGCCTCGGCCACATCAACGTGCACCCCTACTACGTCTACATGCACGACATGGTCAAGGGCGTCGAGGACCTGCGCACCACCATCCAGACCGCCCTCGACATCGAGAAGTGGGTCCGCGGCTCGACGGCCGGCTTCAACACGCCGACCTTCGTCTGCGACGCCCCCGGCGGCGGCGGCAAGCGCGACGTGCACAGCTTCGAGTACTACGACCGCGAGAACGGCATCGCCGTCTACACGGCGCCGAGCGTCAAGAAGGACGAGCACTACCTCTACTTCGATCCCATCGACCAGCTCGGCCCCGAGGCCCAGGCCCGCTGGAAGGACCAGGCCAAGATCGCGGCCATGATTTCCGAGGCCAAGAAGAAGGCCGGCGTCATCTAGGTCGCCTCGGCTCCTTCTTTCAATCAAGCGCACGGGGCAGGCGAGTTCGCCTGCCCCGTGCGCTTGCGCATGGCTCCCCCGCCCCGTGGACGCGGGATTTGTCCTGCGCAATTCGCAACGATATAATGCGGCCAGAGAAAGCCGAGGGGGGTTGAATGCAGCATCCCGAACCCACACCCTTCACCGTCGAACACGAGACTTGCGAGCAGACCCTTGCGCGCTTCAAGGCGATGTTCGACAACACGGTGCATCTGCTGGGCCTCCTGGACCCGCAGGGCCACATGCTCGAGGCGAACCGAGCGGTGCTCGCGTCGATCGGCTGGGCCGGCGAGGCGATATTCGGTCGCCCCCTGTGGGAATCTCCCTTGTTCTCCCATGACCCGGCCCTCCAGCGACAGCTGAAGGAAGGGATCAAGCAAGCAGCCGCGGGCCACCCGGTCCGCTTCGAGGCCGACCACCCACGCCCCGACGGCAGCTGGTTCAGGGTCGACTTCTCGCTCTCCCCGGTCAAGGACGCTGCCGGCACCGTCCGGTACCTGGTGCCCGAGGGCCGCGACATCACCGAGAAGCACCGCATGAGCCTGGAGCTCGCCGAGGCGAACGCCCGGCTCAGGGCCCAGAAGGAGCTGATCGAGGCAGAGGCCGAACGCCGGGCAAAAGCCCATGCCGAGAGCGAGTCTCGCTTCCGGGCCATCTTCGACCAGACCTTCCAGTTCATCGGCATCCTGGACGCGACCGGCCACGTCCTCGAGATCAACCGGACCGCCCTCGAATCGGTGGGGGTCCGCCTCGAGCAGATCAAGGGCAAGCCCTTCCACGAGACGCCCTGGTGGACTCACTCGCCGAGTGCGCAGGCTCGCCTTAAGCAAGCGATCGCCGTCGCGGCAGCCGGCGGCTTCGATCGCTTCGAGTCGACGCATCCTCTCGCCGACGGCAGGACCATCGAGGTGGACTTCTCGATCAAGCCCTTCAAGGACGAGTCGGGCGAGGTGGTCATGCTGATCCCGGAAGGGCGGGACATCACGGTGAGAAAAGAGCTCGAAGCCGAACTCCGCGCCCAGTTCGAGCAGCTCAAGGCCCTGGACATGCTCAAGAACAATTTCGTGAACGCCGTGACCCACGAGCTCAGGACCCCGCTCGCGACCATCGTCGGGTACTCCGAGTTTTTGGAGGACGAGATCGGCGGCCCTCTCGGCCGCGATCAGAAGGCCTACGTCGAGGAGATCATCCGAGCGGCCGGGCGGCTCGAGCACCTGGTCAACGACCTGCTCGACTTCGCCCGGATGGACGCCGGGACCTTCCGCCTCAACACGGCGCCGCTCGACCTGCGCGACCAGATCGCAAGGGCCGTCCGGAGCCTTCGCCCGCAAGCCCAGGATCACGGCGTGAGCATCCGGATGGAGCTGCCCGCCCAGGCGCTGACGGTGAGCGTCGACCCTCTTCGCATCGCCCAGGTCCTCTCGAACCTGCTGCACAACGCGCTCAAGTTCGCGCCTCGCGGGACCGAGGTGCGCGTGACGGCGATCCGCGAGGGCGATTTTGCACGCTGCGCGATCGCGGACCGCGGCGAGGGCATCCCGCTGAGCGAGCAACCAAGGCTTTTCCAGCGCTTCCAGCAGCTCACGGCGGGCCTGCGCGAGGGCAAGGGCAGCGGCCTGGGCCTGAGCATCAGCAAGGCGCTGATCGAGGCCCACGGCGGGAGGATCTGGGCCGAGAGCGAACCCGGGGCGGGCAGCACGTTCTCGTTCGAGCTCCCCGTCGCCCCCGACTCCGCGGCGATCGCTCAAGACGTGGCGGGCACCGGGCGCTGAGGGCCTGCCCGTCGGGGTTCTCGTTGCTCACCAGACGATCTCGACGGGGTTCTTTTCGGCTGGCGATGAGAGCCGCGCCAGGGCCCCATCCAGTCGCGCACGGTCGAACCCCACGATGGTTTCGCCGCCGACGACGATGACGGGCGTCCCCCGGTAGCCCTTGCGCAGGAACTCGCTGCGAGCCGAGACGTCGCGGCCGATGTCCATGTTCACGAACGGGACGCCCTTGCGCGTCAGGTACTCCTTGACCGCGTGGCACGGCGGGCAGCCTTCTTGCGAGTATACGATGATCCGATCGGCCATGGCACACCTCCCTGCGTCCTCTTCACGCACCGCAGAGCGTAGCAGAGGCGCCAGGCGCGCGCATCGGCCGGACGCCCCGCAGGTGCAGGCTTGCCAAGGCTCGCCTCGCGGGTTAACTTGAGACTGCCGCCCCCTCTGCTGCCGGAGGCCCAAGCCATGCCGACCCGCATCCTCGAAGCGCGCCGCGACGGCGTGGTGACCCTCGTCCTGGAAGGGGATAACGGCCTCAACATCCTGCACCGGGAGACCCTGGAGGCGCTGCGTCAGACGCTCCTGCGCCTGTCCCAGCAGGCGGGAATCTCGGCGCTGGTCCTCACGGGCGCCGGCGATCGCGCCTTCAGCGCCGGGGCGAACCTCAACGAGGTCGCCGAGCTCACCCCGGCGGCCGCCCTGGACTTCTCGCACCTGGGCCAGGGCGTGACCTCCTTGCTCGCCGACTTCCCCGCGCCCGTGATCGCCGCCCTCAACGGCCTGGCCTACGGCGGCGGCCTGGAGCTCGCGCTCGCCTGCGACCTGCGCCTTTCGGCCCCCCACGCGCGCTTCTGCTACCCTTCGAGCAAGCTCGGGATCCTTCCCGGCTTCGGGGGCACCCAGCGCTGTCCCGGCGTCATCGGCACCGCCCGCACCAAGGAGCTCTTGTACCTGGGGCGGGTCATCGACGCCGGCTGCGCCGAGCGCTGGGGGCTGGTCAACGCGGTGGCCGAGGACGTGCGCGCCGAGGCCGAGCGCTGGGCGACGGATCTCTCGGAGCGCGACGCCTACGCCCTTCGCCAGGCCAAGGAGACCATCGGCATGACCGAGCGGGCGGATTTCTTCTTCGAGCAGGAGGCCTTCGCCAACTGCTTCCGCCAGCCGGGCATCCGCGATCGCCTGCGGGCCTGGGAAGAGGCGAAGCGCTAGCCCATGGATCTCAAGGAGCTGACCGAGCGGATGCACGACTTCGTCCGCACCAAGGGCTGGTACGAAAGGGAGTCGAAGCGTCCTCAGACCCCTTCCAACCTTGCCAAGTCGCTGGTCATCGAGTCGGCCGAGGTGCTCGAGCACTTCCAGTGGAGCGAAGCGGCCGATCCCGAGGCGCTCGGCGACGAGCTCGCCGACGTCCTGCTCTACCTCATGCAGCTCGCGGACGTGGCCGGGGTCGATCTCGAGGCCGCGACCCTCGCCAAGCTCGCCAGGAACCGCGATCGCAACTGGTAGGCCCCTGTGCTAGAATTTTAAAGGCGGGTTAAAGCTCCGATTCCCGC
Proteins encoded in this window:
- a CDS encoding KamA family radical SAM protein, translated to MQTAENAPKVYSEESVPHLKPPAPAEAFAHRNVRQGEFWREIPAYRDVDEATFLSHLWQGKHSITTVEKLIETIQELAPADFVEDARAGFAKAPMSVRVSPYMLALIDWKDPYKDPIRTQFLPLGSRLMPDHPELTLDSLHEQEDAPTPGLTHRYHDKALFLPLDICPVYCRFCTRSYAVGMNTEEVEKVQLSPSAARWAKAFQYISERPELEDIVISGGDTYQLSAKNIRLIGETLVNMPNVRRMRFATKGPAVMPMKIISDTEWFNAICDVADMGRKMGKEVVLHTHFNHPNEITWITEKAMRMFFERGVYVRNQTVLQRGVNDTKETMQLLVKRLGHINVHPYYVYMHDMVKGVEDLRTTIQTALDIEKWVRGSTAGFNTPTFVCDAPGGGGKRDVHSFEYYDRENGIAVYTAPSVKKDEHYLYFDPIDQLGPEAQARWKDQAKIAAMISEAKKKAGVI
- a CDS encoding PAS domain-containing sensor histidine kinase, which encodes MQHPEPTPFTVEHETCEQTLARFKAMFDNTVHLLGLLDPQGHMLEANRAVLASIGWAGEAIFGRPLWESPLFSHDPALQRQLKEGIKQAAAGHPVRFEADHPRPDGSWFRVDFSLSPVKDAAGTVRYLVPEGRDITEKHRMSLELAEANARLRAQKELIEAEAERRAKAHAESESRFRAIFDQTFQFIGILDATGHVLEINRTALESVGVRLEQIKGKPFHETPWWTHSPSAQARLKQAIAVAAAGGFDRFESTHPLADGRTIEVDFSIKPFKDESGEVVMLIPEGRDITVRKELEAELRAQFEQLKALDMLKNNFVNAVTHELRTPLATIVGYSEFLEDEIGGPLGRDQKAYVEEIIRAAGRLEHLVNDLLDFARMDAGTFRLNTAPLDLRDQIARAVRSLRPQAQDHGVSIRMELPAQALTVSVDPLRIAQVLSNLLHNALKFAPRGTEVRVTAIREGDFARCAIADRGEGIPLSEQPRLFQRFQQLTAGLREGKGSGLGLSISKALIEAHGGRIWAESEPGAGSTFSFELPVAPDSAAIAQDVAGTGR
- a CDS encoding glutaredoxin domain-containing protein, translating into MADRIIVYSQEGCPPCHAVKEYLTRKGVPFVNMDIGRDVSARSEFLRKGYRGTPVIVVGGETIVGFDRARLDGALARLSSPAEKNPVEIVW
- a CDS encoding enoyl-CoA hydratase/isomerase family protein, with translation MPTRILEARRDGVVTLVLEGDNGLNILHRETLEALRQTLLRLSQQAGISALVLTGAGDRAFSAGANLNEVAELTPAAALDFSHLGQGVTSLLADFPAPVIAALNGLAYGGGLELALACDLRLSAPHARFCYPSSKLGILPGFGGTQRCPGVIGTARTKELLYLGRVIDAGCAERWGLVNAVAEDVRAEAERWATDLSERDAYALRQAKETIGMTERADFFFEQEAFANCFRQPGIRDRLRAWEEAKR
- a CDS encoding nucleotide pyrophosphohydrolase, producing MDLKELTERMHDFVRTKGWYERESKRPQTPSNLAKSLVIESAEVLEHFQWSEAADPEALGDELADVLLYLMQLADVAGVDLEAATLAKLARNRDRNW